A genomic segment from Vagococcus zengguangii encodes:
- a CDS encoding ABC transporter permease gives MENVENIDFGKKKTNYSKMKLKWRWEYFLVGLLLMEIVVFGSINNRFFNPVVLMGSINDFMPICIISLFVTFVIITGGMDIQAGTIVGLTSISIGLMWSELGLNIWLACLIGILIGALCGLLSGTLIANTDVQPMVITLGGSFLYSGIALGVTSLSSVESYKGISGFPESFTNLFRGKTLGIPNQVILFLLLCVISYIILHKTQYGRKIFLIGVNRSTAEYSGIKTNRIIASTYVLSGIAAAIAGIVLTAYLGTAKADFGKELTLPIITAVVLGGTSNYGGKGHVLGTALASLVIGIMRFGLSMSGLNTQYLDIPVGLLLIGSLILRSFIENGRIAQKIKNILK, from the coding sequence ATGGAAAATGTGGAAAATATTGATTTTGGCAAAAAAAAGACAAATTATTCGAAAATGAAGTTGAAGTGGAGGTGGGAATATTTTTTAGTAGGTTTATTATTAATGGAAATAGTTGTTTTTGGGTCAATCAATAATCGTTTCTTTAATCCTGTAGTTTTGATGGGAAGTATAAATGATTTTATGCCTATATGTATCATTTCTCTTTTTGTCACTTTTGTTATTATTACTGGAGGAATGGATATCCAAGCAGGTACTATAGTAGGTCTAACATCGATATCAATTGGATTGATGTGGTCAGAGTTAGGGCTGAACATTTGGCTAGCTTGTTTAATAGGAATACTGATTGGTGCATTGTGCGGGCTTTTAAGTGGTACGTTGATCGCGAATACAGATGTACAGCCTATGGTAATCACACTGGGAGGTTCATTTTTATATTCTGGTATAGCACTAGGTGTAACAAGTTTAAGTTCAGTTGAGTCTTATAAAGGAATCAGTGGTTTTCCAGAAAGTTTTACTAACTTGTTTAGAGGAAAGACATTAGGTATTCCGAATCAAGTAATTTTATTTCTTCTACTGTGTGTAATTTCATACATTATATTACATAAGACTCAGTATGGTAGAAAAATTTTTCTGATTGGGGTAAATAGAAGTACGGCTGAATATTCAGGTATTAAAACTAATAGAATTATAGCTAGTACATATGTTTTATCAGGTATTGCAGCAGCAATAGCGGGTATAGTGTTAACTGCCTATCTTGGTACAGCGAAAGCGGATTTTGGTAAGGAATTAACTTTGCCAATTATCACAGCAGTTGTATTAGGCGGTACATCAAATTATGGAGGGAAGGGTCATGTATTAGGAACAGCTTTAGCATCGTTAGTTATTGGGATAATGAGGTTCGGATTATCAATGTCTGGACTTAATACTCAATATTTAGATATTCCAGTAGGTTTATTATTAATTGGTTCTTTGATTTTGCGCTCTTTTATTGAAAATGGTAGAATCGCTCAAAAAATAAAAAATATATTAAAATAA
- a CDS encoding ABC transporter permease, whose product MSIKLKKILKSREITSVLFIIGIFLLVGIFNLNFLSANNIFQTINGSVVYALVALGMSFVLFTGEIDVSIGATLGFAAALAGTLINKGLPLILVVVIVILFGVAVGVINSIGILYFDIPSIIMTLGTNGVIRGLIYVYTDGKWIENLPLSFKNIAQIKLFNGFSLIFILVILLSLCFYFVTEKTEFGKSFKAVGDNIEGARLIGISVKRIKYISYIICSVLASLAGILYASRVGFVTPTAGVGYEMTAIAACVIGGISLNGGIGTVFGSVLGSVIMTSISRVLVFLGFPSTFDNTITGLILIVIVVLGAVFDRRKSEKLRKERLAAKIV is encoded by the coding sequence ATGAGTATAAAACTAAAAAAAATATTGAAATCAAGAGAAATTACTTCAGTGTTGTTTATTATCGGTATTTTTTTGTTAGTTGGTATATTTAATTTGAATTTTCTGTCTGCGAACAATATTTTTCAAACCATAAACGGAAGTGTAGTGTATGCTTTGGTTGCTTTAGGGATGTCTTTTGTTTTGTTCACAGGAGAAATTGATGTTTCAATTGGTGCAACCTTAGGATTTGCAGCAGCTTTAGCTGGAACTTTGATTAATAAGGGACTGCCTCTTATTTTGGTTGTTGTAATCGTTATTTTATTTGGTGTTGCTGTGGGTGTAATTAATTCTATTGGCATATTATATTTTGATATTCCTTCAATCATTATGACGTTAGGAACAAATGGCGTTATTAGAGGATTAATTTATGTGTATACTGATGGAAAGTGGATTGAAAATTTACCTCTTTCATTCAAAAATATTGCCCAAATCAAATTATTTAATGGATTCTCATTAATTTTTATTTTAGTTATTCTATTGTCCTTATGTTTTTATTTTGTTACTGAAAAAACTGAATTTGGAAAGTCTTTTAAAGCGGTTGGGGATAATATAGAAGGAGCTAGATTGATAGGGATTTCAGTTAAAAGAATTAAATATATTTCTTATATAATATGTAGTGTGTTGGCTTCTTTAGCAGGAATTTTATATGCTAGTCGTGTTGGTTTTGTTACGCCTACAGCCGGTGTAGGTTATGAAATGACTGCAATTGCAGCTTGTGTAATAGGAGGTATTAGTTTAAATGGAGGTATTGGAACAGTTTTTGGAAGCGTTTTAGGTTCGGTTATAATGACCTCAATTAGCAGAGTTTTAGTATTTCTTGGTTTTCCTTCAACATTTGATAACACAATCACAGGTTTAATATTAATAGTCATTGTAGTTTTGGGAGCGGTATTTGATAGAAGAAAATCAGAGAAATTAAGAAAAGAAAGATTAGCAGCCAAAATAGTCTAG
- a CDS encoding sugar ABC transporter ATP-binding protein, with product MGQSELLNCKSIVKSFGENHVLKGIDLCLNRGEVISIIGGNGAGKSTLMKIIMGIHKSDSGELFICEEKTNNLSPSLAISKGIYLVPQEPMLFPNMTVLENVLLGLKGSKIENKKKLLQIIDELGWKLDIERKATTLTIAEQQLVEILKGLVRESKILILDEPTSSLTFNEIKSLFRMIEDLKSKGVGLIYITHRLNEVFEISTHVLIMRDGKVTLKGKVTDFDNDMLIKALLPEETDDVKSTMSSKEEFNGEQDKVLQIDKLTGHGFKDITLDLRAGEILGMAGVVGAGRTELAETIFGKDEILSGKVFVGTNDITGKSTEEVIRLGLNYVPEDRFKNGIFKISDIGMNISASSIGNMGKVFLNRHYDQVLFEEYKQSFKIKASSIDEEIGTLSGGNQQKIVIAKALASVPKVLILDEPTRGIDAAAREDVYKIIYRLRSQGVGILLISSDMEEIIKLSDRAVTMHRGRINSEFEGDDINQDNLMSASFGVLREELAV from the coding sequence ATGGGACAAAGTGAGTTGTTAAATTGCAAATCAATAGTCAAATCTTTTGGAGAAAATCATGTATTAAAAGGGATAGATTTATGTCTTAATCGTGGAGAAGTAATTTCTATTATTGGAGGTAATGGAGCAGGAAAAAGTACTTTAATGAAGATTATAATGGGAATTCACAAATCTGATAGTGGTGAATTATTTATTTGTGAAGAGAAAACAAATAATTTATCACCATCATTAGCAATTTCAAAGGGTATTTATCTGGTACCACAGGAACCTATGCTGTTTCCAAATATGACTGTTCTGGAAAATGTTCTATTAGGATTAAAAGGTTCTAAAATTGAAAACAAGAAGAAATTGCTTCAAATTATTGATGAACTTGGTTGGAAACTTGATATTGAAAGAAAAGCCACTACCTTAACAATTGCTGAACAACAGCTAGTTGAAATACTGAAAGGTCTAGTGAGAGAATCTAAAATTTTGATACTTGATGAGCCAACTAGTTCTTTGACTTTTAATGAGATTAAATCATTATTTAGGATGATTGAGGATTTAAAATCAAAAGGTGTAGGGTTAATATATATTACTCATAGATTAAATGAAGTATTCGAAATTTCAACGCATGTGTTAATCATGCGTGATGGAAAAGTTACATTAAAAGGTAAAGTTACAGATTTTGATAATGATATGCTAATTAAAGCTCTTTTACCCGAAGAAACTGATGATGTAAAAAGTACTATGAGTAGTAAAGAAGAGTTTAATGGAGAACAAGATAAAGTACTGCAAATTGATAAGTTGACAGGTCATGGCTTTAAAGATATTACTCTTGATCTAAGAGCTGGAGAAATATTGGGAATGGCAGGAGTTGTTGGTGCCGGAAGAACAGAATTGGCTGAAACGATTTTTGGAAAAGATGAGATATTATCTGGAAAAGTATTTGTAGGAACCAATGATATTACGGGTAAGTCAACAGAAGAAGTCATTAGATTAGGATTAAATTACGTGCCTGAAGATCGATTTAAAAATGGAATTTTTAAGATTAGTGATATTGGAATGAATATTTCAGCTTCTTCAATAGGTAATATGGGAAAAGTATTTTTAAATAGGCATTATGATCAAGTACTATTTGAAGAATATAAGCAGTCTTTCAAAATCAAAGCTTCAAGTATTGATGAAGAAATCGGTACTCTTTCTGGAGGAAACCAGCAAAAAATTGTAATCGCTAAAGCATTAGCTTCTGTTCCTAAGGTTTTAATTTTAGATGAGCCTACTAGGGGGATAGACGCGGCAGCTAGGGAAGATGTATACAAAATAATATATAGACTAAGATCTCAAGGAGTAGGAATTCTTCTGATTTCTTCTGATATGGAGGAAATTATTAAACTATCTGATAGAGCGGTTACAATGCATCGTGGGCGTATTAATTCTGAATTTGAAGGCGATGATATTAATCAGGATAATTTGATGAGTGCATCATTTGGTGTTTTGAGGGAGGAGTTAGCGGTATGA
- a CDS encoding sugar-binding transcriptional regulator yields the protein MTEDKNDFYNYSLLTKVAWLYYIEEMTQKDIGEQLGLSRIKIIKMLEEARIKNIVQFKFSTFDRLKIEAEKKLIKKYNLKDVYIAPSSSNDDENNTLSLAAAMYIDDLIKDNTYISMGYGKTVSKVLNNLANLSEKDISIISLTGGVAPYLPNNQSKVFNAKLYLLPTPLFMSSKETAKNIRKELAVKEILDMATLSKLSVVGIGGMDDEATVLESHILNNNDFIKLKMQGAVGDILMHFIDSNGNLVQSEIEEKLVSTNLDDLKTHENVIGVAAGREKITAIKAALIGKYIHTLITDEETAQLLIKGENFDE from the coding sequence ATGACAGAAGATAAAAATGATTTTTATAACTACTCACTACTTACTAAGGTCGCTTGGCTGTACTACATCGAAGAAATGACTCAAAAGGATATAGGAGAACAACTCGGATTATCAAGAATCAAAATAATAAAAATGTTAGAAGAAGCTAGAATAAAAAATATTGTACAATTCAAATTTTCAACTTTTGATAGATTAAAAATAGAGGCAGAAAAAAAGTTAATCAAAAAATATAACTTGAAAGATGTCTATATAGCACCATCATCTTCTAACGACGACGAAAATAACACACTATCTCTAGCTGCAGCCATGTATATTGATGATTTAATAAAAGACAATACATATATAAGCATGGGATATGGTAAAACAGTCAGTAAAGTATTAAATAATCTAGCTAATTTATCAGAAAAAGATATCTCAATCATTTCACTTACTGGAGGTGTTGCACCCTATTTACCAAACAATCAATCTAAAGTTTTCAACGCAAAGTTATATCTATTACCAACTCCATTATTCATGAGTTCTAAAGAGACCGCAAAAAATATCAGAAAAGAGCTAGCTGTTAAAGAAATCCTCGATATGGCAACCTTATCTAAACTGTCAGTGGTTGGTATCGGCGGTATGGACGATGAAGCAACAGTTCTAGAATCTCACATATTAAATAACAACGATTTTATCAAACTAAAAATGCAAGGAGCCGTTGGGGATATTTTGATGCATTTCATTGATTCAAACGGAAATTTAGTCCAATCAGAAATAGAAGAAAAATTAGTAAGTACTAATTTAGACGATTTAAAAACTCATGAAAACGTTATAGGCGTAGCTGCGGGTCGTGAAAAAATAACCGCAATTAAAGCTGCATTAATAGGAAAATATATACATACT